A stretch of the Duncaniella dubosii genome encodes the following:
- a CDS encoding site-specific integrase, with protein sequence MGRKRTSKVDKSPYKLRRRKLADGRESLFIDHAINGKHEYEFLKLYLLPEATEKAKRENARTLRRAEEIIIEKCNAHIQGISEAIETQDKSGILLCDYIDILISYYKERGMNTYKALVTARRNFEVFRPGTRLCDVDKKFCIDFKDWVLSYRSPKTGRVLARKTAFGYFWHLADILNNAMRMGYIKSNPWTLLNTADKITEPQSTCSFLTLDEVGILEATPYKHDHIRRAFLFCCFSGLRISDMLNLRWQNISKSGETVVLSFIMKKTRKHVSVPLSSKAVEYLPERGVAPSDRAVFDTLPSKTRIGKHLKKWTKQAGIGKEIHFHMSRHIKFSFLLKFKHLQIFAA encoded by the coding sequence ATGGGTAGAAAAAGAACATCAAAAGTAGATAAAAGTCCGTACAAGTTACGCCGTCGCAAACTTGCGGACGGGCGCGAGTCGCTTTTCATAGACCATGCCATTAACGGAAAACATGAGTATGAGTTCCTTAAACTGTATCTTCTGCCCGAAGCAACCGAAAAGGCAAAGCGCGAGAATGCCAGAACACTGCGCAGGGCTGAGGAAATCATCATCGAAAAATGCAACGCCCATATACAAGGTATATCGGAGGCAATAGAGACACAAGACAAATCCGGAATCCTTCTATGTGATTATATCGACATCCTGATTTCCTATTATAAGGAGCGCGGTATGAATACCTACAAGGCTCTTGTCACGGCACGAAGAAATTTTGAAGTTTTCAGGCCGGGCACCAGACTGTGTGATGTGGATAAGAAATTCTGCATTGATTTCAAAGACTGGGTTTTATCTTATCGCAGTCCTAAAACCGGCAGGGTGCTGGCAAGGAAAACCGCTTTTGGATATTTCTGGCATCTTGCGGATATTCTCAACAACGCCATGCGTATGGGGTATATCAAGAGCAATCCGTGGACGCTTCTTAATACTGCCGACAAGATCACTGAACCGCAGTCCACTTGTAGTTTCCTCACTCTTGATGAGGTCGGCATACTGGAAGCCACACCATATAAACATGACCATATCAGACGGGCATTCCTGTTCTGCTGTTTCAGCGGGCTTCGTATTTCCGATATGCTGAATCTCCGGTGGCAAAATATTTCTAAAAGCGGAGAAACGGTAGTGTTGTCGTTTATAATGAAGAAGACAAGAAAGCATGTATCGGTTCCCCTCTCATCAAAAGCGGTGGAATATCTGCCGGAAAGGGGTGTCGCGCCATCTGACAGAGCTGTCTTTGATACTCTGCCGAGCAAGACCAGAATTGGGAAACATCTTAAAAAATGGACTAAACAAGCCGGTATAGGCAAGGAGATACATTTCCACATGTCAAGACATATCAAATTTTCTTTCTTGCTAAAATTCAAGCACTTGCAAATTTTTGCAGCTTGA
- a CDS encoding helix-turn-helix domain-containing protein, protein MKNETVFHGYAPNASVISSGSCQVTEKLGKDTSILYDLVDLEKIFKVTKRTLFNWRAKGIISLIDFGGRLYMTHAMLVAHIEARGGMV, encoded by the coding sequence ATGAAAAATGAAACAGTCTTTCATGGATACGCTCCTAATGCGTCTGTAATCAGCTCAGGTAGCTGCCAAGTTACAGAAAAATTAGGAAAGGACACCTCCATCCTTTATGACCTCGTTGATTTGGAGAAAATCTTCAAAGTAACCAAGAGGACACTTTTTAATTGGAGGGCAAAAGGTATAATCAGCCTTATTGACTTCGGCGGAAGGTTGTATATGACACACGCCATGCTCGTGGCGCATATAGAGGCGAGAGGAGGTATGGTATGA
- a CDS encoding VapE domain-containing protein encodes MNEAVMPISTMCVPAALKNEVVPTEGFSSEIEQIQQYLSSHYAFKHNKVTNRVLVKNKADPNTDFHYLEDYEFNSILRDIKMHNIKCSKDTLRMLLFSDFVPSFDVYRSYFDALPEWDGTDYIGELAKSVTTTQPEHFDFCLRKWLVALAASLLDDNAVNHTAIVLSGPQGIGKTTWFHTIIPDEFQEFIHEGYIQTKDKEVSVKIAECVLILMDELENLSDKSMDSVKQLMTQKGTAMRRAYTTITQYYFRRASFAGTVNKKHFLKDLTGNRRFLCFDVHEINLRHNIPIPQLYAQVKYLCQTGFQFWFDESEIQILNEMNAEFRDISVEEEAFVNYFKICNLHDEDSQFLTTTQLHQQLVLNTGYKSLSIQQLGRVLREMKVPRLKRNGVYGYLIKTK; translated from the coding sequence ATGAACGAAGCAGTTATGCCTATATCCACGATGTGTGTGCCTGCCGCATTAAAGAACGAAGTCGTTCCAACAGAGGGATTCAGTTCTGAGATTGAACAAATCCAACAGTACTTGTCATCGCATTATGCATTCAAGCACAATAAAGTGACAAACAGGGTTTTGGTAAAAAACAAAGCAGATCCCAATACGGACTTTCATTATCTGGAGGATTACGAGTTCAACTCTATTCTCCGGGATATTAAAATGCACAATATCAAGTGCTCAAAGGATACACTGAGAATGTTGCTTTTCTCAGATTTTGTTCCGAGTTTTGATGTGTATAGGTCGTATTTTGATGCCTTACCCGAATGGGATGGAACAGATTACATCGGTGAACTTGCAAAATCCGTAACAACAACACAACCCGAACATTTTGATTTCTGTTTGAGAAAATGGCTCGTGGCACTTGCCGCATCGCTATTAGATGATAATGCGGTTAACCATACTGCCATTGTGTTGTCCGGGCCTCAAGGGATAGGTAAAACCACATGGTTTCATACCATTATCCCCGATGAGTTTCAAGAATTTATCCATGAGGGATATATCCAAACTAAAGATAAGGAGGTCTCGGTCAAGATTGCTGAATGCGTCCTGATTTTGATGGATGAGCTTGAAAATCTCTCTGATAAAAGTATGGATAGTGTGAAACAACTTATGACGCAGAAGGGCACTGCGATGAGAAGAGCTTATACGACAATAACGCAATATTATTTTCGTAGGGCTTCTTTTGCAGGAACTGTCAACAAGAAGCACTTCCTCAAGGACTTAACAGGGAATAGACGCTTTCTGTGTTTTGATGTGCATGAGATAAATCTGAGACACAATATCCCAATACCTCAGTTGTATGCTCAAGTGAAGTATCTGTGTCAGACCGGTTTTCAATTTTGGTTTGATGAATCTGAAATCCAAATACTGAATGAGATGAATGCGGAATTTAGGGACATATCCGTAGAGGAAGAGGCATTTGTTAATTACTTCAAGATATGCAATCTACACGATGAAGATTCACAATTCTTGACAACAACACAATTACATCAGCAGTTAGTTCTTAATACAGGGTATAAATCACTTTCAATACAGCAACTTGGACGTGTCCTAAGAGAGATGAAAGTGCCGAGACTGAAAAGGAATGGTGTATATGGATACTTAATCAAAACCAAATAA
- a CDS encoding WG repeat-containing protein: MNKFENNYLIITPPINSRLYSVKRCDNKWGVVDNGNNVIVPFGKYRWIGGFQNGFAKVISHKDTSSSKNVIRTLTLPEKPVLNLAKQGIINELGEEVVPLEYNVWKFYGKDFPSIVIETNAGNKHKIPYNRLKNNPLSVIARLQSMNKAEIVKECNDTYGQNYHEFSGSYAQDVMGYSDDVINEAFEGDPDMYWNID, encoded by the coding sequence GTGAATAAATTTGAAAACAACTACTTGATTATAACACCACCCATTAATTCACGGCTATATAGTGTCAAGAGATGTGACAATAAATGGGGTGTAGTAGATAACGGTAATAATGTCATTGTTCCTTTTGGTAAATATCGTTGGATTGGAGGTTTCCAAAATGGATTTGCCAAAGTAATATCCCACAAAGATACATCCTCTTCCAAAAACGTTATTAGGACATTGACTTTACCTGAGAAACCTGTATTGAATCTTGCAAAACAAGGAATAATAAATGAGTTAGGGGAAGAAGTCGTACCTCTGGAGTATAATGTATGGAAATTTTATGGAAAGGACTTTCCTTCAATTGTAATTGAAACAAACGCAGGTAATAAACATAAAATTCCCTATAATAGACTGAAGAATAATCCTTTGTCTGTCATAGCAAGACTACAAAGCATGAATAAAGCCGAAATCGTTAAAGAATGCAATGACACTTATGGACAAAACTATCATGAATTTTCAGGTAGTTATGCACAAGATGTCATGGGATATTCTGATGATGTGATAAATGAGGCTTTTGAAGGAGACCCCGATATGTATTGGAACATTGACTGA
- a CDS encoding pepsin/retropepsin-like aspartic protease family protein, with product MSISIANSIQCVGLPIIVTSTKPHLNFLVDTGASHNVIFSFVYEGLLDFFTKLGTEGTTFGIEGNMIKTQEVKAVITFGEKPSETVFSVIEADEAVNHLEESNGFQLHGILGVDFLTKNKWIIDFDKLKITLPSE from the coding sequence ATGTCAATATCAATAGCAAACAGCATCCAATGTGTAGGATTACCTATCATTGTAACATCTACAAAGCCACATTTAAATTTCCTTGTAGATACAGGTGCAAGCCATAATGTAATCTTCTCATTTGTATATGAAGGATTACTTGATTTCTTCACTAAACTTGGAACCGAAGGTACTACTTTTGGTATTGAGGGGAATATGATTAAAACCCAAGAAGTCAAAGCCGTGATTACATTTGGGGAGAAGCCATCTGAAACCGTATTCTCTGTTATTGAAGCCGATGAAGCTGTAAATCATTTGGAAGAATCCAATGGATTCCAACTTCATGGAATTCTCGGAGTGGATTTCCTTACCAAGAACAAATGGATTATTGATTTCGATAAACTCAAAATAACCTTACCAAGTGAATAA